The region TTTCTTTGAAGTGGCATCTTTTAATTATTTGATCAAGGCCATAGACGAACTCAGTTAACTAAGCCTGGTGATGTTTGATTTTTTGCAAGATTTTCCTGTAGGCATTTGTTTCTGTAAGAGAAATTATACGGTTCGTTTTTGGAATAGTCGGTTAGAAATATGGACAGGGATTAGTGCTCAGCAGATAGTTGACAAGGATTTACGAGACTTTTTCCCTGAAATTAAATCAAAACGGTATACTGACCGTATAAAGATGGTTTATGAAGACAAAGCTCCCGCCATTTTCTCTTCTATGTTACATGAAACGTTGTTCAAATGCTGTTCATTGTCTTCAGAACACTCAATTCATAATATTACTGTTTTACCTAACTATAATAAGGCAGAGCACGCGTACGATTTTTCTATCATAGCTGAAGATGTTACTGCCCTAAAAAAACGTTCACAGGACTTTCAGGAGAGTAAAAATTTTCTCTCACTGATAATGAATTCTGCCCCTGACCTTATTTCTGTAAAAGACAGGGAGCATAAGATAGTGAATGCTAATAAGGCATTTTTACAATTTGGTCTTAAAGAGCGGCTTAACGGAACATCAGATCATCATTCTGCTCCCCAAGAGTCTGAAGATTTTTTTGACCTGGATCGTTTAGCATTTAGGGAGGGTCAATCAGAGGCGAAAGAAACGATTCCATTCTCAAATGGACAGATTCGGACTTTACATACAAAGAAAATACGATTCTGTGATCAAAAAGATCAGCCTTATTTACTTAGCATATCAAGAGACATAACCGACCAAATAAAAGAGCAAAAGGTTATGAACGAGATATACAGGATTGCTTCTACAAACTTATTAGAGTTTAGAGAAAAAATACGGGTAACCTTGGAAGTGGGAAGAGTCTATTTTGGTTTAGATTCAGGGGCTATTAATAATATTAGGAATAATAAATATGAGGTAGCTTTCACTTCTTGTAACACTGGTTTAGAAGAGGGACATATTTTTGACCTTGAAGGGACATATTGTTGGTCTGTTTATAATCACCATTCTGTTCAAGCGTGGCATGATACTACGAAGAGTAATATTGCTTTAGACCCTAGTTATCACAAACTAGGAATAAATGCATACATAGGAACCAGAGTTTTTGTTAATGAGAAGGTATACGGCACACTGAGTTTTACATCTAGGACTCCTAGAAAAATTCCTTTTACAGAACAGGAAAAGTCATTTTTGAATTTAATTGCTCAGTATATAGGAAATGAAATTGCTAAAGAGGAACTCCTGCGAAGTTTACAACATGCAAATAGCGAGCTAGAGGAATTTGCTTATAGGACTTCCCATGATTTACGGTCACCTCTTGTTTCATCAGTTAGTCTTTTAGGTATGGCAAAAGAGGCCCTTGCTAAGGGTCAACAGGAGACAGCTATTGATAGTTTGAATCGTATACAGAAATCGCTTACTAAGTTAGAGACTCTGGTAAAAGACATTTTAGCTCTCACCTATGTTAAAGGTGTTGAGGAAGAAGAAACGGAGATTGATTTAAATCTTCTGATTGACGTGGCTCTAGAAAAATTTGCGCATATGAGTCATTTTGGGCGGCTGCAGTTCAAGAGGGATTTGACCTTCCAAGAGCCTCTCTGTCTCAAAAAGAGCCGTATAACACTCATAGTAGAAAATTTGATTTCTAACGCGATTAAATATCAAGACCTAGAAGAGCAATCTTCATATTTTAAGATTTCTTCATACAGACAAGATAAA is a window of Verrucomicrobiota bacterium DNA encoding:
- a CDS encoding ATP-binding protein is translated as MFDFLQDFPVGICFCKRNYTVRFWNSRLEIWTGISAQQIVDKDLRDFFPEIKSKRYTDRIKMVYEDKAPAIFSSMLHETLFKCCSLSSEHSIHNITVLPNYNKAEHAYDFSIIAEDVTALKKRSQDFQESKNFLSLIMNSAPDLISVKDREHKIVNANKAFLQFGLKERLNGTSDHHSAPQESEDFFDLDRLAFREGQSEAKETIPFSNGQIRTLHTKKIRFCDQKDQPYLLSISRDITDQIKEQKVMNEIYRIASTNLLEFREKIRVTLEVGRVYFGLDSGAINNIRNNKYEVAFTSCNTGLEEGHIFDLEGTYCWSVYNHHSVQAWHDTTKSNIALDPSYHKLGINAYIGTRVFVNEKVYGTLSFTSRTPRKIPFTEQEKSFLNLIAQYIGNEIAKEELLRSLQHANSELEEFAYRTSHDLRSPLVSSVSLLGMAKEALAKGQQETAIDSLNRIQKSLTKLETLVKDILALTYVKGVEEEETEIDLNLLIDVALEKFAHMSHFGRLQFKRDLTFQEPLCLKKSRITLIVENLISNAIKYQDLEEQSSYFKISSYRQDKNFVLEAEDNGLGIPEDDHGKLFQMFKRFHAKVAFGSGLGLYMMKKSAEILGGNLIFEEPKKGVIFRLMLPL